The sequence CAGGCGCAGCTGGCCTGGCCGCCGTCGACCAGTTCGGCACCGCCCTCGACCCGTCCGACCCCCGGGACGGCGCCCGGAGTATCCGTGACCCCCGGAGTATCCATGGCACCACCCGTTCGTGGCGTGCCCCTCATCCCCTCTGGTGGTCAGGGTCCGGACGAACCGCGCCCGGAGGCGGCCGCCATGGCGGACTACCTCGTGGACCACGGCGTTCCGCCGGAGTTGGTCCTGCCGGAGGAGCGCTCACGCACCACGGAGGAGAACCTGCGCCTCTCGAGGGAGATAGCCGACGGCGCGCTACCGCAGGGCACCAGGCCTGGACACCTGCTGGTGGCCACGAACGAGTATCACGCACCGAGGGCGGCCCTGCTCTCCCGACGGATCGGAGTGGACGCTGATGTGGTGGGCGGTGATACCGCCGGCTACTACGTCCCCAGCGCCTACCTGCGCGAGTTCCTGGCCGTCATGGTGATGAACAAACGCACCCAGATCCTGCTGGCCATCCCGGGGCTCCTGCTCTCGGCAGGACTCACCGCGTTGATGGTGATGTATCAACTCAACGCCGGCGGCTGACAACGCCGCCCTTGCCTTCCTCACACCTCTCCACCTTCACCCCTCCACCCTCACCCCTCGCTTTCAGTCGACTTCGGGTGGGTGCGTGGCGAAAACACCCACCCGAAGTCGACTCAAAACATCAGTTCACAGCCCCAGGGGGCCGTAGCGGTGTTCCGGCCGCCCACGGGCCCCGTAGCGCAGCCCGAGGTTGACCTGCCCCGTCTGGGCCAGATGGGAGAGGTACCGCTGGGCGGTGGCCCGGGAGATCCCCACGGCCTCCGCCACTTCCATCACGGTGAGATCCGCCGTGGCCGCGGTGACGGCCTCCAGCACGGACTGCTCGGTGGTCGCCGCCGCTGAGGCCGGAGCCTGCTCGGACTCCACCAGCAGCACCCGGCGGGCGCGGTCGATCGCCACCTGGTCATGGGTGCCGCCCGCCAGCAACCGGCGGTACCGCGCATAGGCCCGCAGACGGTCCGCGAGCGCCTTCTCGGCGAAGGGCTTCACCAGGTAGGTCAGGGCCCCGCGCCGCAGGGCCGTCCGCACCGACTCGCCCTCCCCGGAGGCGCTGAGCACGAAGGCGTCCACGTCCAGAACGCTCAGCAGGTCCAGTCCGGAGACGTGGGGCAGGTAGAGGTCCAGCAGTACCAGGTCCGGCCGGGAATCAGTGACGGTGCGGGCCACCACGCGGGCGTCATTCACGGGCGGCAGCGCCGTGAAACCGGGCACCGCGTCCACGTAGGCGGCGTGCATGGACGCCACCCGGAAGTCGTCGTCCACCACGAGGACCGTCAGGTCAGTGGAGTTCTCCGTCATCTCTCGCCTTCCATCGATGTGCTCAGAACCCCGGGGATGCGTGCGCAGAACACCGCTCCCGAGGGCCCCGTTCCCGCCTCGCCCAGGCCCCCAGGATCGGCCAGCCACACGTCCCCGCCCCGCTGGCGCGCCAGCCTCCGGGCCAGGGACAGCCCGACGCCGTGGCCGTGCGCCTCGTGCTCCCCACCCTCCCGGGTGGTGGCGCCCGGGGCGAAGACGTCCAGGCCCGTCGGCACGCCGTCGCCGGAATCGGCGACGGCCAGGTGCAGGGTGTCCCCCTCCCCCAGCACGTCGACCTCGACCCACGGGACGGCGGAGCCTCGGTCGGTAGTGCCCGTAGTGCCGGCAGCGCCGGCGGGGCCATCCAGGCCGACCGGGACGGCGTCGTGGCCTTCCGGACCGTGCCCCTCCAGACCGTGCCCTTCCAGCGCCGCGCGCACGGCGTTGTCCACCAGGTTGCCGAGCACCGCCGTCGCATCCTGGGGGTCCACCACGGTCTGCCAGAAGGACGTCTCCGGCCCCACCCGCAGTTCCATGCCGAGCTCGTGGGCCTGCACGCCCTTGGCGCCCACGAAGGCCCGAAGGAACGTGTCCTGCACGGTGTCGATCCCGGGAACCGGGTCCTTCACGGGGCCGGACTCGATGACCTGCTGCAGGAACTCCTGGGCCGCCTCCAGCTGGCCGGCCGCCAGCAGGCCGGAGAGGGCGTGGAGCCGGTTGGCGAACTCGTGCCGCTGGGCGCGCAGAGCCGAGGCCATGGTTTCCACAGCATCCAACCGGCTGCCGAGGGCCTCCACCGCCGTGGTGTCCTTCAGCATGACCACTCCGCCCAGGTCCACGCCGTCCCGGTGGACGGGGACCACGGAGGCGATCATCGAGGATTCGCCCACGGCCAGCCGCAGTCCGTTGGCCGATGCCCCGGACTGCAGGGCTTCGGCTACTGCCTCCGTCAGCGCGCCGGGCAGGCCGGACTCGTCATAACGGCGGCCCACCACGTCGTCCGGATCGGCCCGGTGCGGCAGGTCCAACAGCATGCGGGCCGCCTTGTTGCGGACCGTGATGATCCCCTCCGGACTGACGCCGATCACCCCGTCCTGCACGCCGTAGAGCACGGCCGCCTGGTCCCGGGCGGAGGCGGCGATCTCGTCCGGTTCCAGCCCCAGGGTCAGGCGCCGGAGCCGGCGCTTGAGGTACACGGCGGACAGCAGGGCGAGGCCGAGACCCACCACCCCGACGACGGCCACGGACACCGCGGCCTGGCGCATGTCCGCGGAGACGGCCGCCACTCCGACGCCCACACTGATTTCCCCCACCACGCGCTCTCCGTCGGCGGACCAGACGGGCACCTTGGCCCGCACCGATTCGCCCAGAGTGCCGCGTTCGGTTGAGGTGTCCTCCACCCCGCGCAGGGCCACCGGATCGGTGCTGACCCGCTGACCGATGAGGTCCAGGTTGGGGTGGACCAGCCGCAGCCCGCGGTCCTCGGTGGCGATGACGAACAGGGCCCCGGTCCTCTCGCGCACCTCTTCGAGGGTGGCCTGCAGGTGGCCTTCGGCGAGCTGCACCGGGTCCAGGGTCTCGAGTTCCGCCTGAACGGCGACCAGCTCACGGACGTCCGGGATGGAGGCGACGGACCGGGCGATGCCGAGAGCCTGCTGTTCGGCTTGGTCGTGGATCCGCTGGGCCGTCAGCCACACGATGGCCAGCAGGCAGATCACCAGCGTGCCGGCCACGGCGGCGAGTACCAGGGCTGTCATGCGCCCGGAGAAGGTCCCCCGAATGGGCCGCTGCTCATCCATGCCCGTCAGTCTAGGGTCCGGCGGCTCACGGCAGACGCGACGGAAGAGGGTGAGCACAATGCACACAATGCGCCGAACGGGTTCTTCGCCCACTTGCGAGCACAACCGCTTTCCGTGGTCCGGGTCACCGTAGGGTAACTGCAATCTGCGGACCCCCGTGGTCCCCGTCACACGCCCCGGTGCAAGCCGGCACCCCTCTCGAACCAGGAGAACCCATGCTCGTCCTGCTGGGCTTCGCGATGGTGGCCACCTTCATGGCCCTCATCATGACGAAGCGGATGACGCCCTTGTTGGCACTGATCCTCGTCCCCACGATCTTCGGCCTGTTCACCGGTGCCGGGCTCGGCCTGGGGGACATGATCCTCGAGGCCGTCGGCCAGATGGCCCCCACCGCCGCGCTGCTGATGTTCGCCATCGCCTATTTCGGCATCATGATCGACGTCGGCCTCTTCGACAAGCTGGTCAACTGGATCGTCCGGGTGGTCGGCCATGATCCGGCCAAGGTGGTCATGGGTACCGCCCTGCTGACCGCCGTCATCTCACTCGACGGAGACGGGTCCACCACCTTCATCGTGGTCACCGCGGCCCTGCTGCCGGTCTACCACCGCCTGGGCCTGAGCCCCGTGGTGCTGACCTGTGTGGCCGGCCTGACCAACGGCACCCTGAACATCGTCCCGTGGGGCGGCCCGACCGTGCGTGCCGCCGCCGCTCTGAACGTGGACGCCGCGGACATCTTCGTCCCGATGATCCCCTCGATGATCGTGGGCCTCGCCGTGGTCTTCACGTTCGCCTGGTTCCTGGGCCTGGCCGAGCGCCGCCGCCTGCGCCGTGAGGACCCCGCCCGTTGGGGCCGTCCGGAGCAGAGGTTCGACGCCGGCTCCGTTACCTTCGGCAGCCAGGGCACCACCGACAGTGGTACCGATGACGGAGCCGATGACGCCGCCGGTGAGGGTCTAGGCGGTTCCGGCCGCGGAACGGGCGGCTCGCAGCCCTCGGGCGGTCCGGTGCCCAGCGGGACGCCGGGCACCTCCGGGGCGCCGGCCGGCGTCGGGCTCCTGGAACGCGCCGAGACCACCCAGTCCGCTGGAGGACCGGACATGTCCGATACCGCCCTGGACCCGAACCGGGACACCCTGCGGCCGAAGCTGTTCGTGTTCAACCTCGTGCTGACCGTGGTCATCATGGGGCTGCTGATCGCCGACATCGTGCCCCTGTCCTACCTGTTCATGATCGGCACCGCGATCGCGCTGCTGGTGAACTTCCCGAACGTCAAGAAGCAGGCCGAGGTGCTGGGCAACCACTCCTCCTCGATCGTCGCCGTGGTGTCCATGGTGTTCGCCGCCGCCGTGCTGACCGGCGTGCTCACCGGAACCGGCATGGTGGACGCGATGTCCACCTGGCTCGTGGACGTCATCCCGGACTCGATGGGCCCGATCCTCGCGGTGCTGACCGGGATCATCTCCATCCCGGCCACGTTCTTCATGAGCAACGACGCCTTCTACTTCGGCATCCTGCCCGTGCTGGCCGAGACAGGCGCGCACTACGGGATCCCGGCCGTGGATATGGCGCGGGCCTCCATCACCGGCCAGCCGGTGCACATGCAGTCCCCGTTGGTCCCCGCCATCCTGTTGCTGGTCTCCATGGCCAAGGTGGACCTGGGCGACCACCACAAGAAGGTGCTCTGGCGCGCCTGCATCGTCGCGCTGGTCATGCTGGCCTCGGGTGTGCTCTTCGGGGTCATCGGCATCTACAACTGACGGCCCGCTTCGCCCCAACCCAACCCACTCCACCCGAACCCACCCCAACCCAACCGTTGAGTCTGGAGGGATTCACGCCCGGACGGGCGAAATCGGTGAATCCCTCCAGGCTCAACGTGGGGCTGCGGAGATGTCCCCGTCGCGGTACAACCAGGTGCCCTGGCGGCGCACGAAGCGCGAGGTCTCGTGCTGGGTGTGCCGGCCGGCCGGGGTCCGGAAGTGGGCGGTGAAGGTGACCGTGCCGGCGTCGTCGAAGGGGCCGCCGCCGGACGTGGACTCGACGTCCAGGCGCAGCCAGTGGACGTCATCGCCGGACTCGTCTTCCGGCCCGTCCAGGGCCAGTTGCGCCGGCCGGGTCTCAGGTGCCCACGTCGCCAACAGATAGGCCTCGGCCTCCGCCAACTCCCCCGTGGCAGCGAGCGCGAACGCCGCGTACCGCGAGCGCATCAGGGCCTCGGCGGTGGGGGCGGCCAGGGTGCCCTCCGCGGCGAACCTCCCGTGCAGGCGACCGCAACAGGAGCCGTAGACATCACCACCACCGCAGGGGCACCTGCGCTCTGCGGAGGCTCGGCCGGCGGCGTGATCCACGGGCGGGTTCTCGGACGTGTTCATCGTTTCAGCGTAGGCGGATCGGGCCGGCCGGTCACGGCTAGACTGAGTCAAGCCCTCACGCATACCACCGGGAGTCCTCCATGCCCACGATCGTCGTCGACGTCATGCCCAAGCCCGAGATCCTTGACCCGCAGGGCAAGGCCATCGCCGGGGCCCTGCCCCGCCTCGGTTTCACCGGATTCGCGTCGGTCCGCCAAGGCCGCCGCTTCGAACTGACCGTGGAGGGCGAGGTCACCGAAGACGTCCTCGCCCAGGCCCGGAAGGCCGCCGAAGAGCTGCTCTCCAACCCGGTCATCGAGGACGTGGTCAACGTCGCCGTGCTGACCGAGTCGGCCCAGAATGAGAGCCCGAGCGCCCGATGACCGCGCAGAATACCGAACTGCCGCTCATCGGTGACTACTCCACCGCCGGGCCCGTCCTGACCGGCGCGCGCATCGGCGTGGTGACCTTCCCCGGCACCCTGGATGACCGGGATGCCGCCCGCGCCGTGCGCCTGGCCGGCGGCGAGGCCGTGCCCCTGTGGCACGCCGAACCCGAGGGTGCAGCGGCCCTGTCCTCCCTGGACGCCGTGATCATCCCCGGCGGCTTCTCCTACGGCGACTACCTGCGCGCCGGGGCCATCGCCCGCTTCGCCCCGCTGATGGACGCCATCATCGCCGCGGCCGGAGGCAGGGCCGGGAACGACGCCGGCTCGGGCACCCCGGGAGGTTCGGCCGCCGGCCTGCCGGTCCTCGGCATCTGCAACGGCTTCCAGATCCTCACCGAGTCGCACCTGCTGCCCGGCTCGATGATCAAGAACGAGAACCTCAAGTTCCTCTGCCAGGACCAGGTGCTGCGCGTGGAGAACAACGCGACCGCCTGGACCCGGGAGTTCACCGCCGGTGAGGAGATCACCGTGCCGCTGAAGAACCAGGACGGCCAGTACGTGGCCGACGAGAAGACCCTGGACCGCCTCGAGGGCGAAGGCCTGGTGACCTTCCGCTACGTCGGCGGCAACCCCAACGGCTCCCGCCGGGACATCGCCGGCATCACCAATGCCGCCGGCAACGTGGTGGGCCTCATGCCGCACCCGGAGCATGCCGTGGAGCCCGGCTTCGGCCCGGACTCCGCCGCAGGCATGCGCCTGGGCACGGACGGGCTCGGCATCTTCACGTCCGTGGTGGCATCGATCGCAGGAGGCGCCCAGTGACCACTGGTACCCAGAACACCCCGCCGGCAGACGCACGGCAGTTCAACATCGACACGGTGGAACACGCCGCCACCACCCCGGACACCGAGCTGCCCTGGGCTGAGTTGGGCCTGAAGCAGAACGAGTTCGACGAGGTCGTGAAGATCCTCGGCCGCCGGCCCACCGCCGCCGAGCTGGCCATGTACTCCGTCATGTGGTCCGAGCACTGCTCCTACAAGTCCACCAAGGTGCACCTGCGCCAGTTCGGGGACAAGCTCACCGAGGACATGAAGAAGGACCTGATGGTCGGCATCGGCGAGAACGCCGGCGTGACCAACCTGGGTGACGGCTGGGCGGTGACCTTCAAGATCGAGTCCCACAACTCCCCCTCCTTCGTGGAGCCCTACCAGGGTGCGGCCACCGGCATCGGCGGCATCGTCCGGGACATCATCTCCATGGGCGCCCGCCCGGTGGCCGTCATGGATCCGCTGCGCTTCGGGGCCATCGACCACGAGGACTCCCAGCGCGTGGTGCACGGCGTGGTCGCCGGAATCGGCGGCTACGGCAACTCCCTGGGCCTGCCGAACATCGGCGGCGAGACCGTGTTCGATCCGATCTACCAGGGCAACCCGCTCGTCAACGCCCTCGCGGTGGGCGTGCTCCGCCACGAGGACCTGCGTCTGGCCAACGCCTCCGGCGTGGGCAACAAGATCGTGCTGTTCGGCGCCCGCACCGGGGGTGACGGGATCGGCGGCGCCTCCGTGCTGGCCTCCGAATCCTTCGACGACACCAAGCCCTCCAAGCGCCCCGCCGTCCAGGTGGGCGACCCGTTCGCCGAGAAGGTGCTCATCGAGTGCTGCCTCGAGCTGTTCAAGTCCTCCCTGGTGGAGGGCATCCAGGACCTCGGCGCCGCCGGGATCTCCTGCGCCACCTCCGAGCTGGCCTCCAACGGCGAGGGCGGCATGCAGGTCGAGCTGACCGATGTGCTGCTGCGGGACCCCACCCTGACCCCGGGTGAGATCCTCATGTCCGAGTCCCAGGAACGCATGATGGCCGTGGTGAACCCGGCCAACGTGGAGGCCTTCGAGGCCGTCATGGGCAAGTGGGGAGTCGAGTACTCCTGGCTCGGCGAGGTCACGGACACCAACCGCCTCATCATCACGTGGGACGGCGAGACCATCGTGGACGTGGACCCGAAGACCGTGGCCCATGACGGCCCGGTCTACGAGCGCCCGTACCACCGCCCCGCCGGGCAGGACGCCCTGGAGGCCGACCGCTTCCGCGACTCGGCAGCGGGAGCCGACCTGCCGGCGTCGGGCGATGCGCTCCGCGCCACGGTCCTGGAACTGATGGCCAGCCCGAACATGTGTGACAAGTCCTGGATCACCAGCCAGTACGACCGCTACGTGGGCGGCAACACCGCCCTGGCGGCCCCGGATGACGCCGGCGTGATCCGCGTGGACGAGGAGACCGGCCTCGGGGTGGCCGTGGCCACCGACGCCAACGGACGCTACGCCTTCCTGGACCCCTACGCCGGCGCGCAGCTCGCCCTGGCGGAGTCCTACCGCAACGTCGCCACCTCCGGCGCCATCCCGATGGCCGTCTCCGACTGCCTGAACTACGGCTCCCCCGAGGACCCGGAGGTCATGTGGCAGCTCGCGGAGGGCATCCGGGGACTCTCGGACGCCTGCCTCGAGCTCGGCATCCCCGTGACCGGTGGCAATGTCTCCCTGTACAACCAGACCGGCGCCAACCCGATCCATCCGACCCCCGTGGTGGCCACGCTCGGCAAGTTCGACGACGTGGGCCGGCGCACCCCCTCCGGCTTCCACGCGGAGGCGGACGGCCAGGCCGTGTACCTCATGGGCGTGACCCGGGACGAGCTGGACGGCTCCGAGTTCGCGAACCTGCGCGGGCACCTGGGCGGTGTGCCGCCGCAGGTGGACCTGGTCGCGGAGAAGCTGCTCGGCGACCTGCTCATCAACGCCTCCCGTGACGGCATGATCGACGCCGCCCACGACCTCTCCGAGGGTGGGCTCGCCGCCGCGCTGTCCGAGATGGTGCTGCGCTTCGGCGTGGGCGCGCGGGTCTCACTGGACGAAGTCCAGCACCGCGACGGCGTGGACGCCTTCACCGCGCTGTTCTCCGAGTCGCAGGCCCGCGCCCTCGTGGCCGTGCCGCGCACCGAGGAGGTCCGGTTCAAGGACATGACCACGGCCCGCCGCTTCCCGGTGGCCCGCATCGGCGTGGTGGACGTGGCCTCCGGCTCCCTTGAGGTGCAGGACCAGTTCACCCTGCCGATCGAGGAGCTGCGCGCCGCCTGGGCCGGCACCATGCCGAAGTACTTCGGCTGATCTGACCCCGCCAGGACACCCGCCCGACGCCGGCACCCACCCTGGGTGCCGGCGTCGGGCTTTTCTGTGGTGCCGGTTGCCCGGCAGCACTCCGCGCGGTGACGGCGGAGAAGATCAGTAGGCGGTGCGGGACTCGTTGGCCCGCCACGCCTCGAAGGGCGCGGCGGCACGGTCCGTGGGGTGGTGGACCACGGGCATGGCGTCCCGGCGTCCCGGTGCCTCGAAGTACTCGTAGAACGCGGCGTCGTCAAAGCCGGCAGCAGCAGCGTCATGGCGGTCCGCCGCGAACACCACCCGGGTGATGCGGGACCACAGGGCGGCGCCCAGGCACATGGGGCACGGCTCGCAGCTCGCATAGAGCACGGCCCCACTCAGGTCGAAGGTCCCCAGTCCGAGCCCGGCAGACCGGATGGCCTCCACCTCGGCATGGGCCGTCGGGTCGTTGGTGACGGTGACCCGGTTGGTCCCCTGGAAGACCTGGCCGTCTGCGGACACGACGAGCGCGCCGAAGGGACCGCCGTTCGTGGCGGCATTGGACGCGGCCAGATCGATGGCCCGGGACAGGTGCGCCTCGATGAGGGAGTTGGCGGCGGCTTGCACCCCGGAGCCCGGCCGGGAGCCCGCCCCCGCGGGCACGCCTGTGGTGCTGCCCGTGACCACGCGGTCCTGCTCGGCTCGCGGCCGGGGCCGGTCGATCTGCTCGACGCCGGCCACCGCACCCACCGGGATCGGCCCGCCATAGACGTGGGGGAACCACTCCCCGCCGGGGTCCGCGGGTACTCCGGGCTCGAGAACCACCCGCAGACCGGCCCCGTGCAGGGTCTCCTCGTGCATGGTCAACAGGACCAGCGGCTCGGTGACGTCGGCATAGACAGCATCCAGGACCAGGGCGACCTGGCGCGGACCGGCGCTGGCGTGGAGGAAACCGACCTTCTCGATAGACGCACCGCGGGTGGACCGGTCATAGAAGCCGATGTCCACCGCCCGTTCCCAGTCGGCGGCTGCGGCAATGTGCTGAATGGGCATGGGGCCCAGTGTGGCAGAAACGCTGTTATCCGTCTCCGGTCCCCAGCCCTCGCATCGGTGCTGGCAGGGGAGAACTACCAGGCGCCCTCACCGGGGCGAGTCAGCCGACCTGCAGCTCGCCCATCTCGTCCCAGCCCTCGCCCTCGATCTGACGGCTGACGATCTGGGGGGTGGCGGCCAAGAGCGGACGCATGGACTCCAGCCCAGCGGCGAAATGGTCGGAGGTGACGTGGGCTTCTCCAGCACCATCCTTGAAGGCCTCGACCAGGACGAACTCGTTCGGGTCCTCCACGCTGCGGGACCACTCGAACCAGAGGTTGCCCTCCTCGGCGCGGGTAGCGGACGTGAACTCGGCGACCGAGTCCAGGAAGGTGTCGGTGTATTCGGGCTTGACTTGGTACTTGACCACGATGAAGATCATGGGTCCAGCCTATCCAGCCCGGCGGACAGCGTCAGCACTCAGCTCTTCAGGGACGGATCCTTCCGGACCTCGATCACCGGGCAGGTGTCCATGACCACGTCCAGTCCGGCGTCCGCCGCACGCTGAGCCGCCGCCTCATCGATCACCCCGAGTTGGAGCCAGACCGCCTTCGCCCCGATCTCGATGGCCTGGTCCACGATCGCCCCGACCTTCTGCGAGTTCACGAAGCAGTCGACCACGTCGACCGTGCCGGGGATGTCCGCCAGCGCCCGGTAGCCCCGCTCT comes from Citricoccus muralis and encodes:
- the purQ gene encoding phosphoribosylformylglycinamidine synthase subunit PurQ, encoding MTAQNTELPLIGDYSTAGPVLTGARIGVVTFPGTLDDRDAARAVRLAGGEAVPLWHAEPEGAAALSSLDAVIIPGGFSYGDYLRAGAIARFAPLMDAIIAAAGGRAGNDAGSGTPGGSAAGLPVLGICNGFQILTESHLLPGSMIKNENLKFLCQDQVLRVENNATAWTREFTAGEEITVPLKNQDGQYVADEKTLDRLEGEGLVTFRYVGGNPNGSRRDIAGITNAAGNVVGLMPHPEHAVEPGFGPDSAAGMRLGTDGLGIFTSVVASIAGGAQ
- a CDS encoding response regulator, translated to MTENSTDLTVLVVDDDFRVASMHAAYVDAVPGFTALPPVNDARVVARTVTDSRPDLVLLDLYLPHVSGLDLLSVLDVDAFVLSASGEGESVRTALRRGALTYLVKPFAEKALADRLRAYARYRRLLAGGTHDQVAIDRARRVLLVESEQAPASAAATTEQSVLEAVTAATADLTVMEVAEAVGISRATAQRYLSHLAQTGQVNLGLRYGARGRPEHRYGPLGL
- the purL gene encoding phosphoribosylformylglycinamidine synthase subunit PurL, with protein sequence MTTGTQNTPPADARQFNIDTVEHAATTPDTELPWAELGLKQNEFDEVVKILGRRPTAAELAMYSVMWSEHCSYKSTKVHLRQFGDKLTEDMKKDLMVGIGENAGVTNLGDGWAVTFKIESHNSPSFVEPYQGAATGIGGIVRDIISMGARPVAVMDPLRFGAIDHEDSQRVVHGVVAGIGGYGNSLGLPNIGGETVFDPIYQGNPLVNALAVGVLRHEDLRLANASGVGNKIVLFGARTGGDGIGGASVLASESFDDTKPSKRPAVQVGDPFAEKVLIECCLELFKSSLVEGIQDLGAAGISCATSELASNGEGGMQVELTDVLLRDPTLTPGEILMSESQERMMAVVNPANVEAFEAVMGKWGVEYSWLGEVTDTNRLIITWDGETIVDVDPKTVAHDGPVYERPYHRPAGQDALEADRFRDSAAGADLPASGDALRATVLELMASPNMCDKSWITSQYDRYVGGNTALAAPDDAGVIRVDEETGLGVAVATDANGRYAFLDPYAGAQLALAESYRNVATSGAIPMAVSDCLNYGSPEDPEVMWQLAEGIRGLSDACLELGIPVTGGNVSLYNQTGANPIHPTPVVATLGKFDDVGRRTPSGFHAEADGQAVYLMGVTRDELDGSEFANLRGHLGGVPPQVDLVAEKLLGDLLINASRDGMIDAAHDLSEGGLAAALSEMVLRFGVGARVSLDEVQHRDGVDAFTALFSESQARALVAVPRTEEVRFKDMTTARRFPVARIGVVDVASGSLEVQDQFTLPIEELRAAWAGTMPKYFG
- a CDS encoding sensor histidine kinase, with the translated sequence MDEQRPIRGTFSGRMTALVLAAVAGTLVICLLAIVWLTAQRIHDQAEQQALGIARSVASIPDVRELVAVQAELETLDPVQLAEGHLQATLEEVRERTGALFVIATEDRGLRLVHPNLDLIGQRVSTDPVALRGVEDTSTERGTLGESVRAKVPVWSADGERVVGEISVGVGVAAVSADMRQAAVSVAVVGVVGLGLALLSAVYLKRRLRRLTLGLEPDEIAASARDQAAVLYGVQDGVIGVSPEGIITVRNKAARMLLDLPHRADPDDVVGRRYDESGLPGALTEAVAEALQSGASANGLRLAVGESSMIASVVPVHRDGVDLGGVVMLKDTTAVEALGSRLDAVETMASALRAQRHEFANRLHALSGLLAAGQLEAAQEFLQQVIESGPVKDPVPGIDTVQDTFLRAFVGAKGVQAHELGMELRVGPETSFWQTVVDPQDATAVLGNLVDNAVRAALEGHGLEGHGPEGHDAVPVGLDGPAGAAGTTGTTDRGSAVPWVEVDVLGEGDTLHLAVADSGDGVPTGLDVFAPGATTREGGEHEAHGHGVGLSLARRLARQRGGDVWLADPGGLGEAGTGPSGAVFCARIPGVLSTSMEGER
- a CDS encoding YdcF family protein translates to MIGALLALGCWLLYRKMWRTEPRRLRTAVVLLVGAWFAWGAVVEVIGYFSPEVQALIGLVLLALPFSVLVLAGFLIRNGVQMVRREGRSLGNLLSMLAGLALLALPVAAFLLVATLHPVGIGAAALAFFVSAQVGLSFVTFLVFTVLYARREPRPGADAVVVLGSGLIKGKVTPLLASRLDRGRQAWQAQLAWPPSTSSAPPSTRPTPGTAPGVSVTPGVSMAPPVRGVPLIPSGGQGPDEPRPEAAAMADYLVDHGVPPELVLPEERSRTTEENLRLSREIADGALPQGTRPGHLLVATNEYHAPRAALLSRRIGVDADVVGGDTAGYYVPSAYLREFLAVMVMNKRTQILLAIPGLLLSAGLTALMVMYQLNAGG
- a CDS encoding CitMHS family transporter encodes the protein MLVLLGFAMVATFMALIMTKRMTPLLALILVPTIFGLFTGAGLGLGDMILEAVGQMAPTAALLMFAIAYFGIMIDVGLFDKLVNWIVRVVGHDPAKVVMGTALLTAVISLDGDGSTTFIVVTAALLPVYHRLGLSPVVLTCVAGLTNGTLNIVPWGGPTVRAAAALNVDAADIFVPMIPSMIVGLAVVFTFAWFLGLAERRRLRREDPARWGRPEQRFDAGSVTFGSQGTTDSGTDDGADDAAGEGLGGSGRGTGGSQPSGGPVPSGTPGTSGAPAGVGLLERAETTQSAGGPDMSDTALDPNRDTLRPKLFVFNLVLTVVIMGLLIADIVPLSYLFMIGTAIALLVNFPNVKKQAEVLGNHSSSIVAVVSMVFAAAVLTGVLTGTGMVDAMSTWLVDVIPDSMGPILAVLTGIISIPATFFMSNDAFYFGILPVLAETGAHYGIPAVDMARASITGQPVHMQSPLVPAILLLVSMAKVDLGDHHKKVLWRACIVALVMLASGVLFGVIGIYN
- a CDS encoding putative quinol monooxygenase; amino-acid sequence: MIFIVVKYQVKPEYTDTFLDSVAEFTSATRAEEGNLWFEWSRSVEDPNEFVLVEAFKDGAGEAHVTSDHFAAGLESMRPLLAATPQIVSRQIEGEGWDEMGELQVG
- a CDS encoding CoA-binding protein gives rise to the protein MAHTNDRATIRRLLTNRGARWAVVGLTPNPRRAAVGVAKFLRDEQGMEIIPVNLGAQEVHGERGYRALADIPGTVDVVDCFVNSQKVGAIVDQAIEIGAKAVWLQLGVIDEAAAQRAADAGLDVVMDTCPVIEVRKDPSLKS
- the purS gene encoding phosphoribosylformylglycinamidine synthase subunit PurS, whose protein sequence is MPTIVVDVMPKPEILDPQGKAIAGALPRLGFTGFASVRQGRRFELTVEGEVTEDVLAQARKAAEELLSNPVIEDVVNVAVLTESAQNESPSAR
- a CDS encoding YchJ family protein; the protein is MNTSENPPVDHAAGRASAERRCPCGGGDVYGSCCGRLHGRFAAEGTLAAPTAEALMRSRYAAFALAATGELAEAEAYLLATWAPETRPAQLALDGPEDESGDDVHWLRLDVESTSGGGPFDDAGTVTFTAHFRTPAGRHTQHETSRFVRRQGTWLYRDGDISAAPR
- a CDS encoding nucleoside deaminase, which gives rise to MEAHLSRAIDLAASNAATNGGPFGALVVSADGQVFQGTNRVTVTNDPTAHAEVEAIRSAGLGLGTFDLSGAVLYASCEPCPMCLGAALWSRITRVVFAADRHDAAAAGFDDAAFYEYFEAPGRRDAMPVVHHPTDRAAAPFEAWRANESRTAY